DNA sequence from the Dunckerocampus dactyliophorus isolate RoL2022-P2 chromosome 4, RoL_Ddac_1.1, whole genome shotgun sequence genome:
GGTAACACACATACCCTGGTGAGATCTATAAGCGACACAGATTTTCAGCCGAGAGAAGACGCTGCATTTGCTTACTTTTTGAGCCGAGCGTCaggaataaaatgaaataaacattttaattcGGTCAATGTTAGCAGACGTGATATGACATCAGTACATGTGTGAGAACTCAGCCTGttgtcttcttatattacaatatttgcggAAGGAATAAGCACTAAAATACACCgcctgtatccaaaaacaacaacaacaataataatgataatggccgcccttgtttgcgttttgggcactccagcttcctcccacattcccaaaaacatgcaggtgaggttaattggcgacctaaattgtccatgtgtgtgtgaatggttgtttgtctgtatgtgccttgcgattggctggcgaccagtccagggtgtaccccgcctgttgcccaaagtcagctgggataggctccagcatgcccccgtgaccctaatgaggatgaagcggtatagaaaatggatggatggatggattttttttttttttttactattagcACAGTAGaccctaacttaaaattttaggagctCAAGCAGAAAATTTGGGGGTGTACACCgaaatcgacttgcaaagtacatattcacatttcctctctaTTTTCCCTATGTTACTGATAAATACTTAAATGGCAACTGTGGCCGCAGGGTGGccaggtggttagcatgtcggccacataTCATGATAACGATGATTCAATAATTACTGTAGACCAGAAACCACCAGCCTGTCATCACGCCTAACAGCTTAATCATGATCATTATTGTCATATGTGGAGTTCAAACATAGTCTGATTTTTAAcagaggtccccaaccaccggtcTGTTGGTGGGCCTAACCGGGCCGTGGATGACTTCAGAaggaatgagttaaaaaaaaaaaacgttttgtaaataaatcaatttgaatgatttgtaaataaatatcaGTGTGGTAATTGTGTTTCCCAGCATtcattgaatgcaccatagttgtgtacgCCGAGACAAAGTGAGAGTTACGTATAACTTTGTCCGACGCTGCCACAAAGAGATGATATTTTTGTTATTCCCAATGCTGATGTTGTGTGTGAAAGCATCAAGGCAGCACACTGCCCGTCACCCACATCAAACAACGATGTGATAATCTTCTTCattgaaaacaaactccagtcCAAACTCCACTAGTggtgagtctgtattcattttgggcttttaatttgatgttgttggaaGCTACTTTTCTTCGACTTTTGTTCGGTGCAGTCAGACAGAATGTTTCGTGCAGTGCTTTCATTGTgaaagccggaagtgtgttgttggCAATCGTCTTTCCTTCACGTTGAGCTTTCACAACCTCAGTGGTCATCTTAAAAATACTCATCGTTACATtgtacttgtgtttgttttatacacaacacataatGAATAAATAGCATTTACGTGGCATACATTCTAAGTCCAATACTGCCCTCTTTTCACACATAAGCCAATCACAGTCGCCATTTGCCCCCCGCTCTCAAACACATTGGCCCACCGTCttcttggtgttttttttttttttttttatttttttttttttccggaccggagcaggaggggacagagaagaagagaaaaggaaacagggggggggggggggggggggggggggggggggggggcgagagggggacaaaaacaaaaaaaagagagacaagagacaaggacaacagcagcaacaacaacaattgtgacagaacaacagaaacataccgaacgacatcagcaaataaatgtccgtgacaactataaagacgaacaaggataaaggacaaatcaatatcaacaaccacaatgacaaagctgtcaatgacaatcagacataatagcagtcatgaaatgatgacctatgacagtgatcacaatgacaatactgcattgaaacagtcgcacacaatagcagtcatgaaatgatgaattatgatagtgatcaccatgataataccgcattgaaacagtcacacataactgtagtaatgaaatgattatccatgatagtgaatagaatcaaagttactgtaatgcacatcattgtaaaaaaaaaaatacatatacacacatatatacatacatacacatacataaatacatatatacatatatatatatatatatatatatatatatatatatatatacacatatataccgcacatacacacatatatatatatagtcatactgctgaaatcaccgtcgctgtaataaaaccaacaacataataacaccctggataactcagtgagtaatgtggggaagtacgtatgtactgtgagtgtgcatatgtacaggtatctctgtatgtaaggaagacttcatatatatataaaggtgcaggaatgtgtgggcgtgtgaNNNNNNNNNNNNNNNNNNNNaaacataccgaacgacatcagcaaataaatgtccgtgacaactataaagacgaacaaggataaaggacaaatcaatatcaacaaccacaatgacaaagctgtcaatgacaatcagacataatagcagtcatgaaatgatgacctatgacagtgatcacaatgacaatactgcattgaaacagtcgcacacaatagcagtcatgaaatgatgaattatgatagtgatcaccatgataataccgcattgaaacagtcacacataactgtagtaatgaaatgattatccatgatagtgaatagaatcaaagttactgtaatgcacatcattgtaaaaaaaaaaaatacatatacacacatatatacatacatacacatacataaatacatatatacatatatatatatatatatatatatatatatatatatacacatatataccgcacatacacacatatatatatatagtcatactgctgaaatcaccgtcgctgtaataaaaccaacaacataataacaccctggataactcagtgagtaatgtggggaagtacgtatgtactgtgagtgtgcatatgtacaggtatctctgtatgtaaggaagacttcatatatatataaaggtgcaggaatgtgtgggcgtgtgattgtcactgagagtgcatgaaaggaaaggggccgccttccacctcccagagagccccgccccaaatagcaaggccgggccccggccgccagaaggccaccaggcccataggggcaggcagcacaaagatcagtgccccaagagccagcccagagagccccccccccgggaagaccagtaaggggccgaagagaggtaatcccagccaaggacagggcgccagcgggccggaggactgccaacccccgagaccagcgagagatcacaccccacaaaggcagacgggtaccgggggccacaaaccggcaggcccagagacgcctccacagccggaaagaagcccgcccgcgccggaagcgccaattcccccccaccgccacccccacccccagggagcggagcccggcccgccccgggccaacccccgcccgacccccgacacagggccgccccgccaagggatgcaggaggcacaccctccacccacccggcggaggcacgggcggcagagatgtatcgcccagcacctgaccccacggagcaaacccctgtatgcccccccccccccccccccccccaaataaataactaaaataaataaataaataaaaatacacacacgcacgcacatacacactcctacgcacccacacacacgcacataaacactcctacgcacaaacacacccctatgcgcacgctcatacacactcttacttactcaagcgcgcacacacacacacacacacacacacacacacacacacacacagtggtcgactgcccgacacccggaagccccaccctatcccccgttggtaacccaaggagcagcggagccggggaccccggggtcccagacatacgattcagaacccaggggcggagagcgcagaccgccggggagcaggaagacacccggccacacccccccagcggtaggacgccgccagcgaggcagacaggggagtcagcgaggaggagagcgggaaaccgagcaggcaggcgggaaaacgggcgagcagccaggcgaaccaccacacagcgccaaccgagacccgcgggccagcaaaccccgaagagagagcgggagcaccacaccccaagccgcagggaggccaagcaccagcgccgagaaggcgagaccagcagccgaccagccgacggcccccacataccaccagaagccagaccagccacatgccaccagagccgacagcgcaccacccgcgcaccggagccccacccccgacaagcccacagacagaccgggggaggcgaggacacagacagcggcccggcagcgcacaaagcgcaacggcgactgACGCCCAAGCGTCTTCTTGGTGTTAATCTCATTTCTCCTCCTTTTGGAGTTACTGTTGGTtggcaaactagctcatttgcCCTCGTTGATAGTGGTTAATTGGGTCCACACCTGAATGTGccaaatgaatttccacgatatagaattcaatgttaataaattgcatatttttgtagttggagcatagaaaacctgtttatggctttgtaaatacggttttaaacattattggagccctgtagacgtgtaataacactcctatagtcaccttcactgtcattattcattgtttacaccacagtgCACAACTcatatgctgcagggactcgagacggctgctagctagcaagctaaccagtcagCCTCAAATTgacttcttctaaacttaagaagccaaacatgtaccacttccacacaggatgggaggaggactttttttcactcatgccggacatgccatggcactttatgcagttttaaggtaatgtaatgtaaggtaatgtcatctttactgatgcctagtgaccagaatactacatattgcttgtatttcaatatgtcttGACTAAGCCTATCTCGATAATTGATACATCGATTAATtgaacgatttaaaaaaaaaaaatgaagtcaatCATTTTACCGGCCTCGATTAAATTGACGTGCAcgtatgcgtgtttgttttcctcgtctcttttTACCACACAGGCAGGATGACAGTAGCTTTCACTCCCCATGTCTGTGCACACTGGTTAGTGAAATAAATGGAGAGAGTGAACTAGAGCCGcaacgattaatcgatgaatggatgattaatcaattatccaattaatcgacaactattttggtaatcgattgaTCGTTTCATTACTGTAAATATACCGATTTCAGCGTCTCAAATGTGACTATcattaatttccttagtcatccgtgaaagcagacctttatctttgtgtttcaggtaAAACAAAAtcgtcacacacacatcagctttgccTTTGGAAAAATCAATATTTTTGCCTATTTCTGATCTCTTGCAAAGCAAACCACTGCAGAGATGTGTGCATAGAGCATGCATAAGAACAATCCCACGCAAAGTgtgggatttatccacttgtacttgtgcgtaggaaaatgcgtacatttatgcacaactcttattagggatgtccccatccacattttttggcttccgatccgatttttttatagtcttgcggATCCGATCATTATTACcgatcattttttttgtttgtttttttaataatattaagcttttgttacaaacacgaATTTggggaattgaatatggttatgaaaataactCTTCTAAGCATTACAAACAATgcaacacagcatgaccaacaatattgtttggcttttgtaacagacctctgtgagtcaggtccctaatccaataaaagatataataaaagtccatcaaataaaagataaaattggaaaaaatggacatGCAAATTACTTTTAGTGTAggattaatcatttgacatggttatagatcagtttgtggtgtgatttaaaatatatgacatttagaatatattttttaacaaactgtcttagggccctatgaaatctgttttatttgtttcccaaattctgttttttccatttttttagaTTTCAGTTTTTTATCTTTTCCACTTAGTTTACCAGTGTAGAGTgcgtgctatttgggttagtaaaaaaaatgcaaaaatccttacatttattgatgcaatacatcattggcccattttgtccagtactTGAGAaatagcttagctaacttttctaatgggatgtcagcctcagcacatattgctacaataTCTTCAACAatctgtaatgcccgtgcttgtgattaaggaagatgtagttaCAATCGTGTTGTTcatgtaaaatattttaatgacacccttaatttgtttacacagttagaCAAATGTCACAAAGATGGCTCTTaatttgaaggccggaatgtgttgtgtgtgttgataaTGGCAATTGATGGTTGATACGCGCtgtgtgcaagaataaacgtgcctctcatcttttttcactcagaccCTGCTCATCATCAGTGGGCATTGttaaatggtccttacattaaagcagtaaaacacaacacagtgaaaaaaaTACTCATCCCGTCTGAGtcgtgcaaacacacacacacacacacacacacacacacacacacacacacacaggtgcactagctaaactaagcgaaccccactagcttccattcacggtAACAGGGgagttttcaagtttttttgctgccgtttcgacatgtttagtggtgtttgtgcggtccctatGCTATGCAACCAACGacagagcagcacttcccgtgcaagctccctacaccatgacacagcagtccgggcacagtgagagggaactaccgctgtagctacggaggcgaatatccaacgtccaacgtgaaactactgtaacttcaccacagtacaccAAGGACATGTCCagatggtggtgttgcgttttcttcttcttgcggtaGAGTCGATAGTAGAGTCACAACCAGCTTTGatgcgcattactgcacctaccatgttggactGTGGCTCAGAGCTATGAATGTGATACGGAAACCGGATGGGCATgatctcatggcggaagccgatattatccaatcttcaTAATTACagcggatcgggacatccctaactcttaccatgcgtacacacaaaacctagtggtagaacagtgaaactGCAAATAGCCatggctgtgcctgtccagcACAGGCCATATCATCTTGCTATGTGCTTCACAGCTTGACCACCGCCCCTCTCTCCAGGGCAGACAAGCTGATGCCAAAAGCAAAGCCTGCCACtgaagttttatttatttcttatttctttattGTTGATGCACATGTAGTAGTCTCTGCCAGTGACTCCTTGATTTTTAGGATAGTGTTTATGTCAGTTGATTTgtttcaatttcagtgttcGGTGTTTCTTCCTCGCCCTCTTTGCAATGATTTTGGGGAGTGAACAAATCCATTCATGCATCCTTAAAGGGATTGCTGCtaagaggcggaaattaaaaatgtgttttgtttttaaaaaaaaaatctgattcatcatttaatcaaaaaaataatcgttagttgcagcccaagagtgaaccctcctgttgGCCATTAAGCCTCTTTGTACCAgttttgtggaggcggggctactggTAAATGGATACAGAGAtaagagtgctagcagcaagttagcaagcaaacgctaatatgaatggcacaaaaggcacaaaagcgatggtttcaAAGCTAAATGCCACAACCCCAGAGTGGAGGTGCACATagccttcgtcctgacagtcaacacttaATGCGGCATTTGGTcgacaaagtaaatataaatagaaacagtgcaaaatggtgtgcgatCACAATGTTGTTTGCTGCATAGCAAAGGAAATGCAAACTTTCGATACGGTTAAAAAGCCAACAATTTGGCAAGTGTGATAAATGTTCAGGGTTTTCCctcaggattttttgaagctgtggtggtgggctacaTGGGAGGCGGACTACCACCACTGTTGTGCGGCTGCTGCGTCGCTgtggcaggatttttttttatatttaaatttgctgtccgtaatgtcaacattagggtcgtttttGCAGGTATGAACAGCAAATGCATTAGttaactttaaatgcctttctctcAGCCTTTTGTTCCACTCCTTACCCgccaagtgccaacagggcagacacgtgattccggtgcatgtttttcaaaataaagtgtattgaaacgtttttatgatatttgatagatattttatttcaaattaattgtggtcaatatgtacagcaaataataggctatacatgtatctaaAAGGCTCCAGAATACCCCCGCAACATGCGCACGAACGCCCTCCCAGGCAACTCGCACCGTCTATCAAACACCTCCAACATCTCCCGATAAGCTGGCCCCTCAAACGCACCGAAAGGCTGCACCTCCCCTGCAATGCAGCGAGCAACATCGTCCATGAGCACGCACCACCCCGCCCTATACATTCACTTCGCCGATCAAGCGCCGACCGCCGGGACGAAGGCCCCACTGCACATCCACGCTGGAACTGTGGGATTTGGCTTAGAAACTACTGCTTTtgcgccttcattcatattcgcTTGTTAACTTTCtgactgctagcactctgtgtatccactcagCACGTAGCCCCTCCTCCatgtactgggacaaagaggctgaatagcAGACAGGAGGTTCACTCTTTCctttcattccactatagaaccaatgcgtgCAGACACGCAAAGTGtgccctcttgtcatccagcctgtggtACAGCGAGATGAGGGAACGGAACAGGCATATGTATATGctgcatgtcaatttatcgaggcgtcaAAATTATCAACCTCGTTTATTTCTATCGTTCGATtgattgattatcgtgacaggtctacttgagtccattttattttcatttggcttttttgtttaatttattatgtttgtttgttggttttaaattattttatttaaaagctcttgacattccaattacaatgttaaatactctacaaaaatttaagtttattgcttttgatcgGGTGGAcctgcattattatgccatatatatttacattaatgaaaaaaatggtccgAATATAATGTTGGCAGTAATATCGGCAATAGTTTGTAGGACCATTATGGGACAACAAAATGTGTTCAATTTGTGGGGATTAGATTTGTCATTTGTCCATTGAAAcaaatattgaatattttattgaatatatttattttgaatatttttattttctatgctggagcctagaaaataatacacacatacagtacatagaagaAAGTGTGTAATGAGTTCCAGTAGAAACACCTAAAGGATCATGTCTGAGataaagtgtgtttatgttgtctGTGTCCTGCAGGTGTACAGCAGCTGATTGGTTGTCAAGAAGAACATCCCACTCATCCACAGGGGgggagctccactttgaagcaggaggatccacagcccccccatgttaaagaggaagaggaggaactctgtACCATTCAGGAGGGAGAGTGTCTTCTAGGGCGTGAGGAGTCTGATCTGACCAAGTTCCCACTGACTTCTGTCTcggtgaagactgaagaccatgacgacaaaccacctgagtccttacagcttcatcacagtccaagtgaggagaacacaggcagcagcagctcaccacaacacatgacaacagaagctgatggaggccactgtggaggatcacaagcagacaacctcttagctccactatcagatagtgacgacacaacgtcacactctcctgaagaTGAAGATAGGGACGACACCCAAGAACCGttgagcagcgatacagactgggaaggtgatatgaggactcacactgacaacaaacactctgaataCTCTAAAAAGAAGCCAGGTAAAAAACGTTCCACCTGCTCAATTTGTGCTAGAAGCTTTCCTTGTAAGAGTAATTTGACccaacacatgagaacacacacaggagaaaaaccttttgtttgttctgtttgtggtcaGCAATTCTCCTTTCAGTCAGGTATGATACGacacatgacaacacacacaggagaaaaatcttttggttgttctgtttgtggtcaAAAATTCTCATTTCAGTCAGGTATGGCAcgacacatgaaaacacacacaggagaaaaaccttttggttgttCCGTTTGTGGTCGAAGATTCACTCGAAAGTTAAGTATGGTATCGCacgtgagaacacacacaggagaaaaaccttttggttgttctgtttgtggtGAAAGATTCACTCGGAAGTTCAGCATGGCATCACACATGAGGGCGCACACAGAAGAAAAGTCTTTTggttgttctgtttgtggtcaaagattctctcGAAAATCAGGTATGGTGcagcacatgagaacgcacacaggacaGAAACCCTTTAattgctcagtttgtgataaaagattcATTCGGAAAGGAGATATAGTCAGAcacatgagcacacacacaggacataaaccctttagttgctcagtttgtggtaaaagttattcttgtaagaACAGATTGacaacacacatgcagacacacaacGGAGAATAAATATTTTTCTGGCCAATTTGTGCTAAAAGATAGTCAATTCACAGAAGTGTAATGTCACCCATGGGAAGCTTCTAGAAAGTGGTGACCTGCTGTGTGTATGATATCCGATTCCCTCATGAGTTAGTGTGCTGTTCACAACAGCAGCGACACCACCTTGATTGGTTGATGACAACATGGAGTTTTTTCCATCTTTCGTCTTTTGTCTAAGGAAGTGTCAATGATCACGAAGTTGTTCGTATTGGGACCATGTTCTATAATAGTGTTGTACATGTTCACAGAGCATGAGTTACAAAGTGTCCTCtaacttgggaaaaaaaaaaaaaacttaaagggtccctgacatgattcatcaactttgctgaaacacatcatgtattatttgtaattacggtctacattgttcgatttcttgaaagcgaatggtaaattcGCAAATTCGCATTTTTAGTTCATGGCACCAGCCGTGACGAATTGGTTCctgcagctcagcctcatttccagaagtgacggGGGTAGTACCACTCAGCTAAAAgaaagtaaacaaacacttctcGAAATAGGTTGtcaacttggttcagtatatccatcctttttctatgccgcttctcctcattagggttgcaggggtatgcgcctatcccagctgcgacaggcggggtaatcgcagggcacatatagacactcacacaacacctatggacaatttagagtcaccaattaacctaacatgcatgtttttggaatgtgggaggaaaccggagtacccggagaaaacccacgcacggacgaggagaacatgcaaactccacacagaaatgcccaacggagattcgaacccaggtcttcccaatctccagactgtgactgtgtggccaacatgctaaccactagaccaccatgcggccctggTTCAGTAtatatttcatcaaaatagtagtcatgccaaatgCTGTGTTGCTGCTAGATGTTCATAGTAtcagagtgatactgtaagtttgttttcttctcctgaagacgaaggtttaagacaacaatggaagaagcaagtgcagagaacgaaaAACAtccagtgatcatttcactgatgactgcagcttatgtatgtttttttgttacactGACAGCCATGAGAGGGCACTCGAGGATTGAGtaccagtatctgctactcctatcactcctgtaccactgaaaattcacaatgtaaacatcagctTATAAAGATAACTGAGAAAgatggaacacaaatgcccccaaaaagaaaatcatattctgcagattacaagctgcaagtaagcTAGTTATATGTTTAggatagttatctgaataactgtttaatatacagtcaaacctgtctatagcagccactaaagggaaactgcaaaagtggccgctataggtaGGTGGCCGTTatgacaggttggcggccattttgaatttgtgcacgcacatattaacatgtctgtgattagaagcttgttgtgtttgcagatacatataattatactgttacatgttgaccagtagagggcactgtgggactgcggataaaagttgtaaagaacaactaagcttgttattctacaccacccacagaacaaagctgtgctactatatatatggcagagtgtcattacagcttttcgtgcatgaaacttctgcttgagttggtattttggccgctatatgcggtcagatattgaccaagggatac
Encoded proteins:
- the LOC129179198 gene encoding oocyte zinc finger protein XlCOF6.1-like isoform X3 produces the protein MNHCYAKMATSSQREGGRESAPPTPSKSSTEKKPQTADNGVQQLIGCQEEHPTHPQGGSSTLKQEDPQPPHVKEEEEELCTIQEGECLLGREESDLTKFPLTSVSVKTEDHDDKPPESLQLHHSPSEENTGSSSSPQHMTTEADGGHCGGSQADNLLAPLSDSDDTTSHSPEDEDRDDTQEPLSSDTDWEGDMRTHTDNKHSEYSKKKPGKKRSTCSICARSFPCKSNLTQHMRTHTGEKPFVCSVCGQQFSFQSGMIRHMTTHTGEKSFGCSVCGQKFSFQSGMARHMKTHTGEKPFGCSVCGRRFTRKLSMVSHVRTHTGEKPFGCSVCGERFTRKFSMASHMRAHTEEKSFGCSVCGQRFSRKSGMVQHMRTHTGQKPFNCSVCDKRFIRKGDIVRHMSTHTGHKPFSCSVCGKSYSCKNRLTTHMQTHNGE